The Mastomys coucha isolate ucsf_1 unplaced genomic scaffold, UCSF_Mcou_1 pScaffold4, whole genome shotgun sequence genome has a segment encoding these proteins:
- the Tmem259 gene encoding membralin isoform X2 → MSEHAAAPGPGPNGGGGGGAAPVRGPRGPNLNPNPLINVRDRLFHALFFKMAVTYSRLFPPAFRRLFEFFVLLKALFVLFVLAYIHIVFSRSPINCLEHVRDRWPREGVLRVEVRHNSSRAPVILQFCDGGLGGLELEPGGLELEEEELTVEMFTNSSIKFELDIEPKVFKPPSGADALNDSQDFPFPETPAKVWPQDEYIVEYSLEYGFLRLSQATRQRLSIPVMVVTLDPTRDQCFGDRFSRLLLDEFLGYDDILMSSVKGLAENEENKGFLRNVVSGEHYRFVSMWMARTSYLAAFVIMVIFTLSVSMLLRYSHHQIFVFIVDLLQMLEMNMAIAFPAAPLLTVILALVGMEAIMSEFFNDTTTAFYIILIVWLADQYDAICCHTNTSKRHWLRFFYLYHFAFYAYHYRFNGQYSSLALVTSWLFIQHSMIYFFHHYELPAILQQIRIQEMLLQTPPLGPGTPTALPDDLNNNSGSPATPDPSPPLALGPSSSPAPTGGASGPGSLGAGASVSGSDLGWVAETAAIISDASFLSGLSASLLERRPAAPSAPDSSQPDPGVPLEDAPAPAGS, encoded by the exons ATGTCGGAGCACGCGGCAGCCCCTGGGCCCGGGCCCAACGGCGGCGGGGGTGGCGGCGCGGCGCCCGTGCGCGGCCCGCGCGGCCCCAATCTCAACCCCAACCCGCTCATCAACGTGCGCGACCGGCTCTTCCACGCGCTCTTCTTCAAGATGGCCGTCACCTACTCACGCCTCTTCCCACCTGCTTTCCGCCGTCTCTTTGAGTTCTTCGTTCTGCTCAAG GCCCTGTTTGTGCTTTTCGTCCTCGCCTACATACACATTGTCTTCTCCCGGTCCCCCATCAACTGCTTGGAGCACGTTCGAGATCGATGGCCACGGGAGGGTGTCCTGCGGGTGGAGGTGCGCCACAACTCGAGCCGGGCACCAGTCATCCTGCAGTTCTGTGATGGGGGCCTCGGTGGCCTGGAGCTGGAGCCTGGGGGCCTGGAGCTGGAGGAAGAAGAGCTTACTGTGGAGATGTTCACCAACAGCTCCATCAAG TTTGAGCTGGACATTGAGCCCAAGGTGTTCAAGCCGCCGAGTGGTGCCGATGCCCTGAACGACAGCCAGGACTTCCCTTTTCCTGAGACACCAGCAAAAG TGTGGCCACAGGATGAATACATTGTGGAGTACTCGCTGGAATATGGCTTCCTGCGGCTGTCGCAAGCCACACGCCAGCGTCTGAGTATTCCTGTCATGGTGGTTACTCTAG ACCCCACGCGGGACCAGTGCTTCGGGGACCGCTTCAGCCGTCTATTGCTGGATGAATTCCTGGGCTACGATGACATCCTCATGTCCAGTGTGAAGGGCCTGGCAGAGAACGAGGAGAACAAAG GCTTCTTGAGGAATGTGGTCTCTGGGGAGCACTACCGCTTTGTCAGCATGTGGATGGCACGGACATCCTACCTGGCAGCCTTTGTCATCATGGTCATCTTT ACCCTCAGCGTGTCCATGCTGTTGCGATACTCGCACCACCAGATCTTCGTCTTCATCG TGGACCTGCTGCAGATGCTGGAGATGAACATGGCCATCGCCTTCCCCGCAGCGCCCTTGCTGACCGTCATCCTGGCTCTCGTCG GGATGGAGGCTATCATGTCTGAGTTCTTCAACGACACCACCACGGCCTTCTACATCATCCTCATCGTGTGGCTGGCCGACCAGTATGATGCCATCTGCTGCCACACCAACACCAGCAAGCGGCACTGGctgag GTTCTTCTACCTCTACCACTTCGCCTTCTATGCCTACCACTACCGCTTTAACGGGCAGTACAGCAGCCTGGCCCTGGTCACCTCCTGGCTCTTCATCCAG CATTCCATGATCTACTTCTTCCACCACTACGAGTTGCCCGCCATCCTGCAGCAGATCCGAATCCAGGAGATGCTGTTGCAGACGCCACCCCTGGGTCCTGGGACCCCCACAGCGCTGCCTGACGACCTCAACAACAACTCTGGCTCCCCTGCTACCCCAGATCCCAGCCCTCCCCTCGCGCTGGGCCCCAGCTCCAGCCCCGCACCCACTGGCGGGGCATCTGGGCCTGGCTCACTGGGCGCTGGGGCATCAGTATCCGGCAGTGACCTAGGTTGGGTCGCCGAGACTGCCGCCATCATCTCGGACGCGTCCTTCCTGTCGGGGCTGAGCGCCTCACTGCTGGAGCGGCGGCCAGCAGCCCCCAGTGCCCCGGACAGCTCACAACCTGACCCTGGGGTCCCTCTGGAGGACGCACCCGCCCCTGCCGGGTCCTGA
- the Wdr18 gene encoding WD repeat-containing protein 18 isoform X1, translating into MAAPVEVVVCTDSVAPLWSCVVWELHSGANLLTYRGGQAGPRGLALLNGEYLLAAQQGKNYICAWELQRKDQLQQKIMCPGPVTCLTTAPNGLYVLAGIAESIYLWEVSTGNLLVILSRHYQDVSCLKFTGDGSHFVSAGKDCLVLAWSLCSVLQADPSRILAPRHVWSQHTLPITDLHCGFGGPMARVATASLDQTVKLWAISSGDLLLSVLFDMGITSVTMDLAEHHIFCGGTDGSIFQVDLCSWPGLREHSFQAEQNTGKVFKGHRNQVTCLSVSTDGSVLLSGSHDESVRLWDVKSKQCLRTVTLKGPVTNASIMLAPPSMLNPEFRPSLPLPHFNKHLLGAEHGDEAQGGGLRLQLGLHLQGKEPSYLERLKQLQAVLSGYLEKNMLGSQMLPARVFELEEEVRSLRKINRDLFDFSTRIITRPSK; encoded by the exons ATGGCGGCGCCCGTGGAAGTGGTGGTGTGTACGGACTCAGTGGCGCCGCTTTGGAGCTGCGTGGTGTGGGAGCTTCATTCGGGCGCCAACCTGCTCACCTATCGAGGCGGCCAAGCTGGGCCGCGAGGCCTGGCGCTACTCAATGGCGAATACCTGCTGGCGGCGCAGCAGGGCAAGAACTACATCTGCGCTTGGGAGCTGCAGCGCAAG GACCAGCTCCAACAGAAAATCATGTGTCCTGGGCCTGTCACCTGTCTGACCACAGCACCTAATGGCTTGTATGTCCTGGCAGGAATTGCAGAAAGCATCTACCTATGGGAG GTCTCCACCGGGAACCTCCTGGTCATCCTCAGCCGCCACTACCAGGATGTGTCGTGCCTGAAGTTTACAGGTGATGGCAGCCATTTTGTCTCTGCGGGCAAGGACTGCCTGGTGCTGGCCTGGAGCCTCTGCAG TGTGCTACAGGCAGACCCGTCCAGGATCCTTGCCCCAAGACATGTGTGGTCCCAGCACACGCTCCCAATCACAGACCTGCACTGCGGCTTTGGAGGCCCCATGGCCCGGGTGGCCACCGCTTCACTGGACCAGACGGTGAAG CTCTGGGCCATCTCCTCAGGAGACCTGCTGCTGTCTGTCTTGTTTGACATGGGCATCACATCTGTGACCATGGACCTGGCCGAGCACCACATATTCTGTGGAGGCACCGATGGCTCCATCTTCCAGGTGGACCTGTGCAGCTGG CCCGGACTGAGGGAGCACAGCTTCCAGGCTGAGCAGAACACAGGGAAGGTCTTCAAAGGACACAG gaACCAAGTGACCTGTCTGTCGGTGTCAACGGATGGCAGTGTTCTGCTCTCAGGCTCCCATGATGAGTCAGTACGGCTGTGGGATGTGAAGAGCAAGCAGTGTTTGCGCACTGTCACCCTCAAAG GCCCAGTGACCAATGCATCCATTATGCTAGCCCCACCCAGCATGCTGAACCCTGAATTCAGGCCcagcctgcccctgccccacTTCAACAAGCACCTGCTGGGGGCTGAGCATGGAGATGAAGCCCAGGGTGGGGGCCTGCGCCTGCAGCTAGGGCTCCACCTGCAG GGCAAAGAGCCTAGCTACCTGGAGCGCCTGAAGCAGCTGCAGGCAGTGTTGTCCGGCTATCTGGAGAAG AACATGCTAGGCAGCCAGATGCTGCCAGCGCGTGTGTTtgagctggaggaggaggtgCGTAGCCTGCGCAAGATCAACCGGGACCTGTTCGACTTCTCCACACGCATAATCACGCGGCCCTCTAAGTGA
- the Wdr18 gene encoding WD repeat-containing protein 18 isoform X2: protein MCPGPVTCLTTAPNGLYVLAGIAESIYLWEVSTGNLLVILSRHYQDVSCLKFTGDGSHFVSAGKDCLVLAWSLCSVLQADPSRILAPRHVWSQHTLPITDLHCGFGGPMARVATASLDQTVKLWAISSGDLLLSVLFDMGITSVTMDLAEHHIFCGGTDGSIFQVDLCSWPGLREHSFQAEQNTGKVFKGHRNQVTCLSVSTDGSVLLSGSHDESVRLWDVKSKQCLRTVTLKGPVTNASIMLAPPSMLNPEFRPSLPLPHFNKHLLGAEHGDEAQGGGLRLQLGLHLQGKEPSYLERLKQLQAVLSGYLEKNMLGSQMLPARVFELEEEVRSLRKINRDLFDFSTRIITRPSK from the exons ATGTGTCCTGGGCCTGTCACCTGTCTGACCACAGCACCTAATGGCTTGTATGTCCTGGCAGGAATTGCAGAAAGCATCTACCTATGGGAG GTCTCCACCGGGAACCTCCTGGTCATCCTCAGCCGCCACTACCAGGATGTGTCGTGCCTGAAGTTTACAGGTGATGGCAGCCATTTTGTCTCTGCGGGCAAGGACTGCCTGGTGCTGGCCTGGAGCCTCTGCAG TGTGCTACAGGCAGACCCGTCCAGGATCCTTGCCCCAAGACATGTGTGGTCCCAGCACACGCTCCCAATCACAGACCTGCACTGCGGCTTTGGAGGCCCCATGGCCCGGGTGGCCACCGCTTCACTGGACCAGACGGTGAAG CTCTGGGCCATCTCCTCAGGAGACCTGCTGCTGTCTGTCTTGTTTGACATGGGCATCACATCTGTGACCATGGACCTGGCCGAGCACCACATATTCTGTGGAGGCACCGATGGCTCCATCTTCCAGGTGGACCTGTGCAGCTGG CCCGGACTGAGGGAGCACAGCTTCCAGGCTGAGCAGAACACAGGGAAGGTCTTCAAAGGACACAG gaACCAAGTGACCTGTCTGTCGGTGTCAACGGATGGCAGTGTTCTGCTCTCAGGCTCCCATGATGAGTCAGTACGGCTGTGGGATGTGAAGAGCAAGCAGTGTTTGCGCACTGTCACCCTCAAAG GCCCAGTGACCAATGCATCCATTATGCTAGCCCCACCCAGCATGCTGAACCCTGAATTCAGGCCcagcctgcccctgccccacTTCAACAAGCACCTGCTGGGGGCTGAGCATGGAGATGAAGCCCAGGGTGGGGGCCTGCGCCTGCAGCTAGGGCTCCACCTGCAG GGCAAAGAGCCTAGCTACCTGGAGCGCCTGAAGCAGCTGCAGGCAGTGTTGTCCGGCTATCTGGAGAAG AACATGCTAGGCAGCCAGATGCTGCCAGCGCGTGTGTTtgagctggaggaggaggtgCGTAGCCTGCGCAAGATCAACCGGGACCTGTTCGACTTCTCCACACGCATAATCACGCGGCCCTCTAAGTGA
- the Tmem259 gene encoding membralin isoform X1, whose protein sequence is MSEHAAAPGPGPNGGGGGGAAPVRGPRGPNLNPNPLINVRDRLFHALFFKMAVTYSRLFPPAFRRLFEFFVLLKALFVLFVLAYIHIVFSRSPINCLEHVRDRWPREGVLRVEVRHNSSRAPVILQFCDGGLGGLELEPGGLELEEEELTVEMFTNSSIKFELDIEPKVFKPPSGADALNDSQDFPFPETPAKVWPQDEYIVEYSLEYGFLRLSQATRQRLSIPVMVVTLDPTRDQCFGDRFSRLLLDEFLGYDDILMSSVKGLAENEENKGFLRNVVSGEHYRFVSMWMARTSYLAAFVIMVIFTLSVSMLLRYSHHQIFVFIGESQPAGGGVGSPQALMGGRPVPAVDLLQMLEMNMAIAFPAAPLLTVILALVGMEAIMSEFFNDTTTAFYIILIVWLADQYDAICCHTNTSKRHWLRFFYLYHFAFYAYHYRFNGQYSSLALVTSWLFIQHSMIYFFHHYELPAILQQIRIQEMLLQTPPLGPGTPTALPDDLNNNSGSPATPDPSPPLALGPSSSPAPTGGASGPGSLGAGASVSGSDLGWVAETAAIISDASFLSGLSASLLERRPAAPSAPDSSQPDPGVPLEDAPAPAGS, encoded by the exons ATGTCGGAGCACGCGGCAGCCCCTGGGCCCGGGCCCAACGGCGGCGGGGGTGGCGGCGCGGCGCCCGTGCGCGGCCCGCGCGGCCCCAATCTCAACCCCAACCCGCTCATCAACGTGCGCGACCGGCTCTTCCACGCGCTCTTCTTCAAGATGGCCGTCACCTACTCACGCCTCTTCCCACCTGCTTTCCGCCGTCTCTTTGAGTTCTTCGTTCTGCTCAAG GCCCTGTTTGTGCTTTTCGTCCTCGCCTACATACACATTGTCTTCTCCCGGTCCCCCATCAACTGCTTGGAGCACGTTCGAGATCGATGGCCACGGGAGGGTGTCCTGCGGGTGGAGGTGCGCCACAACTCGAGCCGGGCACCAGTCATCCTGCAGTTCTGTGATGGGGGCCTCGGTGGCCTGGAGCTGGAGCCTGGGGGCCTGGAGCTGGAGGAAGAAGAGCTTACTGTGGAGATGTTCACCAACAGCTCCATCAAG TTTGAGCTGGACATTGAGCCCAAGGTGTTCAAGCCGCCGAGTGGTGCCGATGCCCTGAACGACAGCCAGGACTTCCCTTTTCCTGAGACACCAGCAAAAG TGTGGCCACAGGATGAATACATTGTGGAGTACTCGCTGGAATATGGCTTCCTGCGGCTGTCGCAAGCCACACGCCAGCGTCTGAGTATTCCTGTCATGGTGGTTACTCTAG ACCCCACGCGGGACCAGTGCTTCGGGGACCGCTTCAGCCGTCTATTGCTGGATGAATTCCTGGGCTACGATGACATCCTCATGTCCAGTGTGAAGGGCCTGGCAGAGAACGAGGAGAACAAAG GCTTCTTGAGGAATGTGGTCTCTGGGGAGCACTACCGCTTTGTCAGCATGTGGATGGCACGGACATCCTACCTGGCAGCCTTTGTCATCATGGTCATCTTT ACCCTCAGCGTGTCCATGCTGTTGCGATACTCGCACCACCAGATCTTCGTCTTCATCGGTGAGTCCCAGCcggccgggggtggggtgggctctCCCCAGGCCCTCATGGGCGGCCGCCCTGTGCCCGCAGTGGACCTGCTGCAGATGCTGGAGATGAACATGGCCATCGCCTTCCCCGCAGCGCCCTTGCTGACCGTCATCCTGGCTCTCGTCG GGATGGAGGCTATCATGTCTGAGTTCTTCAACGACACCACCACGGCCTTCTACATCATCCTCATCGTGTGGCTGGCCGACCAGTATGATGCCATCTGCTGCCACACCAACACCAGCAAGCGGCACTGGctgag GTTCTTCTACCTCTACCACTTCGCCTTCTATGCCTACCACTACCGCTTTAACGGGCAGTACAGCAGCCTGGCCCTGGTCACCTCCTGGCTCTTCATCCAG CATTCCATGATCTACTTCTTCCACCACTACGAGTTGCCCGCCATCCTGCAGCAGATCCGAATCCAGGAGATGCTGTTGCAGACGCCACCCCTGGGTCCTGGGACCCCCACAGCGCTGCCTGACGACCTCAACAACAACTCTGGCTCCCCTGCTACCCCAGATCCCAGCCCTCCCCTCGCGCTGGGCCCCAGCTCCAGCCCCGCACCCACTGGCGGGGCATCTGGGCCTGGCTCACTGGGCGCTGGGGCATCAGTATCCGGCAGTGACCTAGGTTGGGTCGCCGAGACTGCCGCCATCATCTCGGACGCGTCCTTCCTGTCGGGGCTGAGCGCCTCACTGCTGGAGCGGCGGCCAGCAGCCCCCAGTGCCCCGGACAGCTCACAACCTGACCCTGGGGTCCCTCTGGAGGACGCACCCGCCCCTGCCGGGTCCTGA
- the Grin3b gene encoding glutamate receptor ionotropic, NMDA 3B has protein sequence MECVRTLWLSLTLALVLGSRVIGGHPQPCGVPTRAGASVRLAALLPRAPAARARVLAALTTPPPRLPYNLSLELVAVASPTRDPSSLARGLCQVLAPPGVVASIAFPEARPELRLLQFLAAATETPVLSVLRREVRAPLGAPTPFHLQLDWASPLETILDVLVSLVQAHAWEDIALVLCRVRDPGGLVTLWTSRASQAPKFVLDLSRLDSRNDSLRAGLALLGALEGGRTPVPAAVLLGCSTARAHEVLEVAPPGPQWLLGTPLPAEVLPTTGLPPGVLALGETEQPSLEAAVHDMVELVARALSNVALVHPERALIPAVVNCEDLKTGGSESTGRTLARFLSNTSFQGRTGAVWVAGSSQVHVSRHFKVWSLRRDPLGAPAWATVGSWQDGQLDFQPGAAAIRVPSPSGTQARPKLRVVTLVEHPFVFTRESDEDGQCPAGQLCLDPGTNDSARLDALFTALANGSVPRTLKRCCYGYCIDLLERLAEDLAFDFELYIVGDGKYGALRDGHWTGLVGDLLAGRAHMAVTSFSINSARSQVVDFTSPFFSTSLGIMVRTRDTASPIGAFMWPLHWSMWVGVFAALHLTALFLTLYEWRSPYGLTPRGRNRGTVFSYSSALNLCYAILFGRTVSSKTPKCPTGRFLMNLWAIFCLLVLSSYTANLAAVMVGDKTFEELSGIHDPKLHHPSQGFRFGTVWESSAEAYIKASFPEMHAHMRRHSAPTTPHGVAMLTSDPPKLNAFIMDKSLLDYEVSIDADCKLLTVGKPFAIEGYGIGLPQNSPLTSNLSEFISRYKSSGFIDLLHDKWYKMVPCGKRVFAVTETLQMGVYHFSGLFVLLCLGLGSALLTSLGEHVFFRLVLPRIRRGNKLQYWLHTSQKIHRALNTGPPEGQQERAEQERSGPEVQQPAADGAGRWRRVRRAVERERRVRFLLEPGEAGEAGGDRPWLCSNGPRLQVELRELELRIEAARERLRSALLRRGELRALLGDGTRLRPLRLLHPVPAES, from the exons ATGGAGTGTGTGCGGACTCTGTGGCTCAGCCTGACCCTGGCGCTGGTGCTGGGGTCCCGGGTGATTGGCGGTCACCCTCAGCCCTGCGGGGTTCCCACGCGCGCTGGGGCCTCCGTGCGCCTGGCTGCGCTCCTGCCTCGGGCGCCCGCTGCCCGCGCCCGCGTCCTAGCCGCCCTGACCACCCCTCCGCCGAGGCTGCCGTACAACCTGAGTCTGGAGCTGGTGGCCGTCGCGTCCCCGACCCGGGACCCCTCGTCGCTGGCCCGAGGTCTGTGCCAGGTTCTGGCACCGCCTGGCGTGGTGGCCTCTATAGCTTTTCCCGAGGCGCGGCCCGAGCTACGGCTACTGCAGTTCCTGGCAGCCGCCACGGAGACCCCGGTGCTGAGCGTCCTACGGAGGGAGGTGCGCGCGCCCCTCGGAGCCCCG ACCCCGTTCCACCTACAGCTGGACTGGGCTAGTCCCCTGGAGACCATACTGGATGTGCTGGTGTCCCTGGTACAGGCACATGCCTGGGAGGACATTGCTCTAGTACTCTGCCGTGTCCGGGACCCTGGTGGCCTGGTGACACTCTGGACCAGTCGTGCTAGCCAGGCTCCAAAGTTTGTGTTGGACCTGAGCCGGCTGGACAGCAGGAATGACAGCCTCCGGGCTGGACTGGCCCTGCTGGGGGCGCTGGAAGGAGGGAGAACCCCCGTTCCCGCAGCAGTCCTCCTGGGCTGCAGCACTGCCCGTGCACATGAGGTCCTAGAGGTGGCACCACCAGGTCCCCAGTGGCTGCTGGGCACACCACTGCCTGCGGAGGTACTGCCCACAACCGGCCTGCCACCTGGGGTGCTGGCGCTGGGGGAAACTGAGCAACCCTCCTTGGAAGCTGCGGTCCACGACATGGTAGAGCTTGTGGCTCGGGCACTCAGTAACGTGGCCCTTGTGCACCCAGAGCGGGCCCTGATTCCAGCGGTGGTAAATTGTGAGGATCTGAAAACAGGCGGATCTGAGTCAACAGGGCGCACCTTGGCTCG GTTTCTGAGCAACACTTCATTTCAGGGCCGCACAGGGGCTGTGTGGGTAGCAGGTTCCTCTCAGGTGCATGTGTCTCGGCATTTCAAGGTATGGAGCCTGCGCCGGGACCCGCTGGGTGCCCCAGCCTGGGCAACAGTGGGCAGCTGGCAGGATGGACAGCTGGACTTTCAGCCAGGGGCGGCTGCTATCCGAGTCCCATCTCCATCTGGCACTCAGGCCCGGCCAAAGCTGCGAGTGGTAACCCTGGTGGAACACCCGTTCGTGTTCACCAGGGAGTCTGATGAAGATGGGCAGTGCCCGGCTGGACAGCTGTGTCTAGACCCAGGCACCAATGACTCAGCCAGGCTGGACGCACTCTTCACTGCACTGGCGAATGGCTCAGTGCCTCGCACACTGAAAAGATGCTGTTACGGCTACTGCATTGACCTGCTGGAGCGGCTGGCCGAGGACCTGGCCTTTGACTTTGAGCTCTATATTGTGGGGGATGGCAAGTATGGGGCCCTGCGTGATGGACACTGGACAGGCCTGGTGGGTGACCTGCTGGCCGGTCGGGCACACATGGCTGTGACTAGCTTCAGTATCAACTCGGCTCGCTCCCAGGTGGTGGATTTCACCAGCCCTTTCTTCTCCACTAGCCTGGGCATCATGGTGCGCACGCGAGATACAGCCTCGCCCATCGGGGCTTTCATGTGGCCCCTGCACTGGTCTATGTGGGTGGGCGTGTTTGCTGCCCTGCACCTCACAGCGCTCTTCCTTACCCTGTACGAATGGCGGAGTCCCTACGGGCTCACACCACGTGGCCGCAACCGTGGTACCGTCTTCTCCTACTCCTCCGCTCTCAACCTCTGCTACGCCATTCTCTTCGGACGCACTGTCTCTAGTAAGACACCCAAGTGTCCTACTGGGCGCTTCCTCATGAACCTCTGGGCAATCTTCTGCCTGCTGGTGCTATCCAGTTACACAGCCAACCTGGCTGCTGTCATGGTCGGGGACAAGACCTTTGAGGAGCTCTCTGGAATCCATGATCCCAAG CTGCACCACCCTTCCCAAGGCTTCCGCTTTGGCACCGTGTGGGAGAGCAGCGCAGAGGCCTACATCAAGGCGAGCTTCCCCGAGATGCACGCACACATGCGTCGCCACAGCGCACCCACCACTCCGCATGGAGTGGCCATGCTCAC GAGCGACCCGCCCAAGCTCAATGCCTTCATCATGGACAAGTCTCTACTGGATTACGAGGTATCCATAGATGCGGACTGCAAGCTGCTCACAGTGGGCAAACCCTTTGCTATTGAGG GCTACGGCATAGGGCTACCCCAAAACTCGCCGCTCACCTCCAACCTGTCGGAGTTCATCAGTAGGTACAAGTCCTCAGGCTTCATTGATCTGCTCCATGACAAGTGGTACAAGATGGTGCCTTGCGGGAAGCGGGTGTTCGCCGTGACGGAG ACGCTGCAGATGGGAGTCTACCACTTCTCAGGGTTGTTTGTCCTGCTGTGCCTCGGACTGGGCAGTGCGCTTCTCACCTCTCTGGGTGAGCATGTCTTCTTCCGCCTGGTGCTGCCGCGCATCCGCAGGGGCAATAAGCTGCAGTATTGGCTTCACACGAGCCAG AAGATCCACCGAGCCCTCAACACAGGGCCGCCTGAGGGGCAACAGGAGAGGGCGGAGCAGGAGCGCAG CGGCCCAGAGGTCCAGCAGCCTGCAGCCGACGGTGCTGGACGCTGGAGGCGGGTGCGCCGAGCCGTGGAACGGGAACGGCGCGTGCGTTTCCTGCTGGAAcctggggaggctggggaggctggCGGGGACCGCCCGTGGCTCTGCTCCAACGGGCCCAGGCTGCAAGTGGAACTGCGGGAGCTGGAGCTGCGCATTGAGGCTGCACGGGAGCGGCTACGCAGTGCGCTTCTGCGGCGAGGGGAGCTGCGGGCTCTGCTTGGGGACGGTACCCGGCTCAGGCCACTGCGCCTGCTGCACCCGGTGCCCGCCGAGAGCTGA
- the Tmem259 gene encoding membralin isoform X3 has product MSEHAAAPGPGPNGGGGGGAAPVRGPRGPNLNPNPLINVRDRLFHALFFKMAVTYSRLFPPAFRRLFEFFVLLKALFVLFVLAYIHIVFSRSPINCLEHVRDRWPREGVLRVEVRHNSSRAPVILQFCDGGLGGLELEPGGLELEEEELTVEMFTNSSIKFELDIEPKVFKPPSGADALNDSQDFPFPETPAKVWPQDEYIVEYSLEYGFLRLSQATRQRLSIPVMVVTLDPTRDQCFGDRFSRLLLDEFLGYDDILMSSVKGLAENEENKGFLRNVVSGEHYRFVSMWMARTSYLAAFVIMVIFTLSVSMLLRYSHHQIFVFIAPLLTVILALVGMEAIMSEFFNDTTTAFYIILIVWLADQYDAICCHTNTSKRHWLRFFYLYHFAFYAYHYRFNGQYSSLALVTSWLFIQHSMIYFFHHYELPAILQQIRIQEMLLQTPPLGPGTPTALPDDLNNNSGSPATPDPSPPLALGPSSSPAPTGGASGPGSLGAGASVSGSDLGWVAETAAIISDASFLSGLSASLLERRPAAPSAPDSSQPDPGVPLEDAPAPAGS; this is encoded by the exons ATGTCGGAGCACGCGGCAGCCCCTGGGCCCGGGCCCAACGGCGGCGGGGGTGGCGGCGCGGCGCCCGTGCGCGGCCCGCGCGGCCCCAATCTCAACCCCAACCCGCTCATCAACGTGCGCGACCGGCTCTTCCACGCGCTCTTCTTCAAGATGGCCGTCACCTACTCACGCCTCTTCCCACCTGCTTTCCGCCGTCTCTTTGAGTTCTTCGTTCTGCTCAAG GCCCTGTTTGTGCTTTTCGTCCTCGCCTACATACACATTGTCTTCTCCCGGTCCCCCATCAACTGCTTGGAGCACGTTCGAGATCGATGGCCACGGGAGGGTGTCCTGCGGGTGGAGGTGCGCCACAACTCGAGCCGGGCACCAGTCATCCTGCAGTTCTGTGATGGGGGCCTCGGTGGCCTGGAGCTGGAGCCTGGGGGCCTGGAGCTGGAGGAAGAAGAGCTTACTGTGGAGATGTTCACCAACAGCTCCATCAAG TTTGAGCTGGACATTGAGCCCAAGGTGTTCAAGCCGCCGAGTGGTGCCGATGCCCTGAACGACAGCCAGGACTTCCCTTTTCCTGAGACACCAGCAAAAG TGTGGCCACAGGATGAATACATTGTGGAGTACTCGCTGGAATATGGCTTCCTGCGGCTGTCGCAAGCCACACGCCAGCGTCTGAGTATTCCTGTCATGGTGGTTACTCTAG ACCCCACGCGGGACCAGTGCTTCGGGGACCGCTTCAGCCGTCTATTGCTGGATGAATTCCTGGGCTACGATGACATCCTCATGTCCAGTGTGAAGGGCCTGGCAGAGAACGAGGAGAACAAAG GCTTCTTGAGGAATGTGGTCTCTGGGGAGCACTACCGCTTTGTCAGCATGTGGATGGCACGGACATCCTACCTGGCAGCCTTTGTCATCATGGTCATCTTT ACCCTCAGCGTGTCCATGCTGTTGCGATACTCGCACCACCAGATCTTCGTCTTCATCG CGCCCTTGCTGACCGTCATCCTGGCTCTCGTCG GGATGGAGGCTATCATGTCTGAGTTCTTCAACGACACCACCACGGCCTTCTACATCATCCTCATCGTGTGGCTGGCCGACCAGTATGATGCCATCTGCTGCCACACCAACACCAGCAAGCGGCACTGGctgag GTTCTTCTACCTCTACCACTTCGCCTTCTATGCCTACCACTACCGCTTTAACGGGCAGTACAGCAGCCTGGCCCTGGTCACCTCCTGGCTCTTCATCCAG CATTCCATGATCTACTTCTTCCACCACTACGAGTTGCCCGCCATCCTGCAGCAGATCCGAATCCAGGAGATGCTGTTGCAGACGCCACCCCTGGGTCCTGGGACCCCCACAGCGCTGCCTGACGACCTCAACAACAACTCTGGCTCCCCTGCTACCCCAGATCCCAGCCCTCCCCTCGCGCTGGGCCCCAGCTCCAGCCCCGCACCCACTGGCGGGGCATCTGGGCCTGGCTCACTGGGCGCTGGGGCATCAGTATCCGGCAGTGACCTAGGTTGGGTCGCCGAGACTGCCGCCATCATCTCGGACGCGTCCTTCCTGTCGGGGCTGAGCGCCTCACTGCTGGAGCGGCGGCCAGCAGCCCCCAGTGCCCCGGACAGCTCACAACCTGACCCTGGGGTCCCTCTGGAGGACGCACCCGCCCCTGCCGGGTCCTGA